The Arvicola amphibius chromosome 11, mArvAmp1.2, whole genome shotgun sequence genomic interval TCTCGCCCCAACCCTACCTCTTACCCAACCTGTGTCCAGGCTTTGATATCGGGGAGGGGGGCACAGGGCCAGGCAGACCTGTGGGACTTTGGCTCCATCTCTGCAAAAGGGCATTCCGTGAGTCAGCCTGCTCCCCTCAAGGCTTGCTCCTCCCCCAACCCGGCTCCTATTTCCGATGCACGTACAGCCCGTACACTCCACACCGTGTCCTGGGACACCCCAGTCAGTCGCATGGCTTCCCTGGGCCCCAGACCCTGGCCCTCTTTGTTGATCCCAGCCCCtactgtgctgctgctgctgctgctgctgctgctgctgtttctgctgccCCTAGTGTCTGCTCATCCCCAGGGCCTGTCCGGATTGCAGGGGGAGCCCTCCTTGGGAGAAAGTTCATCTGGGGAAGATGATCTGGGCGTGGAGGATCTGCCCAGTGAAGAGGATGCACCTGGAGAGGCTCCACCTGAAGTTAATACTGAAGCTGAAAAGGTGGATTCCCCGAAGTTAGAGGATCTACCCACTGTTGAGGCTCCTGAGGACGGTCATGGCTCCCACGAGGACAGTCATGGCTCCCACGAGGATGGAAAAGGTAAGTGGTCATCAGCTTCCAAACTGAGGCTCAGATAGTTTTaggcctcccctccccacatcccaACCCTAGCAAAGCATGCAGGAAGGACACTGCGCTCTAATAGGCAGCCCTTCTCCCTAAAGGGGGGAATAACTGGGAGAGATGgcaaagaagaagggaggaagctgAAGAGGAACTAGAACTGAGGAATAGACAGAGAGGGgggaaatgcagagagagagaaaagagtaagacgaggagaggaggagaggaaaggagaggagaggaaagaagagaagagaagagaagtgaAGAGTAGAGAAGAGGGGGTCCCAGAGGACGTATAGAGAGCATACAACTGTCACAATTTTCAGTGAAGGAAGAACCAATCAACAGGCGGAGGaactttgatttgtttctttgggggtggggggaggtgaggGGTGAGACGGGGGTCTTATCGTATAGATTGGGTTGGTCTTgaattattttctgccatctacctgtctctaccgcTGAGTTCTAGGATttcaggtgtgcgccaccacacttggctctaaGTTAGGGACTTTGGGAACGCTGGAGacaggaaaaagaggaaagtgaGCCGAGTAAAGGGAAAAGGACCACCTGCAGGCTTGGATCTGCTAATTGAAGCTGCTCTGCAGACCCTAGCATTTGCTGGTCTGCTGGTCACTCCCCAGAGGCCGAGTCACAGTTGGTGGCAGGACACCGTGCTTTGTGCCTAGCTTTCTTCATTCATTACCTGCACACTCTTGTGAAACAGCCGGGTCTGTGAGGCCCTACCAGAGCCGGAGGGAATCTCTTTCATTCTGGGCACTGACTGGGCTGTAAGAGTGAGCTTATTAATTCTTCTCATTTATACAGGGGGTGGCCACGGTCTTTGGAGCTATAGAGGTAAGACACCCACCTCCTACACACACCTAATCTTGGAGTCCAACCCTATTGATCCCCCCCCCTCGCCTCCCGCCACCTCCAATACAAGCTCTACTCTGGACCCACGTCTCtgaccccaccctccaccccactcccGCCTCTAAGcttcctgactccaccccctGCTTATCCTAACGGTTCTTGTCCTAATCATCTGACTTCGTGCACCTTTTTCTCTCATCCCAGGCACTCTACTCTGGCCCCAGGTGTCCCCAGCCTGTGCCGGCCGATTTCAGTCCCCTATAGACATCCGCCCAGAGCTCACCTCGTTCTGCCGCGCCCTGCCCCCCCTGGAACTACTCGGCTACGAGCTCCAACCTCTCCCGGAACTGAGCCTGCGGAATAATGGCCACACCGGTGAGGTGTCTGGGGCGGGACCTACGGAGGGGAGTGGCAATTCAGCCGTGCTTGGGGGGTTCTGCTGGCGCTCACGGGTGGGTAGACATCGCTCCCTTGCACTCCCCACGCAGTACAGCTGACTCTGCCACCTGGGCTGAAGATGGCTCTGGGACCAGGGCAGGAATACCGGGCTCTGCAGTTGCACTTACACTGGGGAACTTCAGATCACCCGGGCTCAGAGCATACTGTGAATGGCCACCGTTACCCTGCTGAGGTGGGCATTGGGCTGTCCCGGAGAGGAACAAAGAGGATGTGATCGGAGCACTGGGCTCATTCTGACCCTTAAACCCTCTCTAGATCCATGTGGTTCACCTCAGTACTGCTTTCTCCGAGCTTCATGAAGCCTTGGGTCGCCCTGGGGGCCTGGCCGTTTTGGCTGCCTTTCTGCAGGTACCACACTTGACACTCCTATCCCATGGGTTCGGTGCATCTTGTTAGCAGGGACTCCATTCCAGCATTCTCAAGCTGGTCAATTAGCTGTCTGCTCCATTCACGCCTTTGTTCATTCAGCAGCAGCAGGGAACCAGGAAGCAGGGTACAAGAGGGCTTCCTTTAAGGAGCCCATAGGGCAAAGGCTGACTTGACAGTCATAAACGAAGAACACTAAAACAGTGGTCAAGGAGGAGGTGAAACTTAAATCCTTCACCGGTGGGAAACAAggagggctgttgcacagagaccATCATGATCAAAGACAGTATGGACCATTTCAGGGAATGCCACATGCAACAAATGGCCTGGGGAAGAGGCATTTCTCGGCTACTTCTGTGAGCCATCAGGTCCCCGTCATGAAATGCAGTGTTCACTGACCTCTGTGTACCCTTAACTATCAAGAACGTGCTTGCCATGGTAGGAGGGAGCCAGGAAGTGAGGAGATGCCAGGCCTGTAAACCTCACTAGTGTGAAGTTCACAGCATCGAGCCAGACAAGTGCCTTAGATATAGCATGCAGGACTCCACTCCAAGAGTCAAACTCATGAATCATTAAAGCGAATACAGAGGCAACACAAGTACAAAACCTATTATGGTTTTCTTCGGGAGACCATGGAGTATATGTGGAAATAATGACAAGGGACACTATGAAAGTGAGCAGGGCCCAGATCCCTGAGGGGCCAAGCATCCTCCTTCAGTTTGCCATTAAAATCCAGGACACCAAGCTAATTCATTTGCAAAGCAAGAATAACAGAATTTGAATAatcagatttttatattttcccagCATCATCAGAGGTGAGGAATGGGGAAAGACTACAGGAAACCTACCCCATGTTCAGGCCTCTAACTGTGGTCAATCTGCCCTGTACTGTACCCCATGCCCACC includes:
- the Ca9 gene encoding carbonic anhydrase 9, producing MASLGPRPWPSLLIPAPTVLLLLLLLLLLFLLPLVSAHPQGLSGLQGEPSLGESSSGEDDLGVEDLPSEEDAPGEAPPEVNTEAEKVDSPKLEDLPTVEAPEDGHGSHEDSHGGGHGLWSYRGTLLWPQVSPACAGRFQSPIDIRPELTSFCRALPPLELLGYELQPLPELSLRNNGHTVQLTLPPGLKMALGPGQEYRALQLHLHWGTSDHPGSEHTVNGHRYPAEIHVVHLSTAFSELHEALGRPGGLAVLAAFLQESPEENDAYEQLLSHLGEIAEEGTQIEIPGLDISALLPSDLSRYYRYEGSLTTPPCSQGVIWTVFNQTVKLSAKQLHTLSVSLWGPHDSRLQRNFRATQLLNGRMIEASFPAEVDSSPEPVHTNSCLAAGDILALVFGILFAATSVAFLIQLRQNRHRSETKDGASYSPAEMAETGA